AGCAACAGCAGGCGCTGGCCGGCGCGGTGGCCGCCTATGCCGAGCAGATCGATGATCCGTCGGTGCTGGCGCCGGTGGTGACGCGCATCGTGCACAAGCACGTCAGCCTGGGCGTGCGCCCCGAGCATTACCCCATCGTCGGCAAGCATCTGCTGGCGTCGATCCGCGAAGTGCTGGGCGAGGCCGCCACCGATGAACTCGTCGATGCCTGGGCCGCCGCCTACGGTCAGCTGGCGGACCTGCTGATCGCCGAAGAGGCGCGGCTGTATGCCGATTCCGCCGCCAAGCCCGGCGGCTGGACCGGCTGGCGCGCCTTCCGCGTCGCGCGGCGCGAGGCGGAAAGCAGCGAAATCACCTCGTTCTACCTGGAGCCGGCCGATGGTGGCCAGGTGCCGGGCTACCAGCCGGGCCAGTACGTGTCGGTGCGCCTTTACGTGCCCGAACTGGGCCTGATGCAGCCGCGCCAGTACAGCCTGTCGGACGCGCCGGGGCAGGGACGGCTGCGCATCTCGGTCAAGCGCGAGCCGGGCGTGGCCGGCGCGCCGGCCGGCCGCGTGTCCAACGCCCTGCATGATCGCCTGCAGGTGGGCGGCGTGCTGGACGTGGCGCCGCCGCAGGGCGATTTCCAGCTGCGCGAGGCCGTCGGCGCGCCCGTGGTGTTGCTGAGCGGCGGCGTGGGCCTGACGCCCATGGTGTCCATGCTGAACCACCTGGTGCGGGCCGACGACGGGCGCCAGAT
The Achromobacter sp. AONIH1 DNA segment above includes these coding regions:
- the hmpA gene encoding NO-inducible flavohemoprotein; its protein translation is MSLSPALSPSVRALVKATAPVLKTHGVALTRHFYARMFEHNPELKHIFNQGHQAGGEQQQALAGAVAAYAEQIDDPSVLAPVVTRIVHKHVSLGVRPEHYPIVGKHLLASIREVLGEAATDELVDAWAAAYGQLADLLIAEEARLYADSAAKPGGWTGWRAFRVARREAESSEITSFYLEPADGGQVPGYQPGQYVSVRLYVPELGLMQPRQYSLSDAPGQGRLRISVKREPGVAGAPAGRVSNALHDRLQVGGVLDVAPPQGDFQLREAVGAPVVLLSGGVGLTPMVSMLNHLVRADDGRQIRFVHGCRNRDAHAMRDHVNTIAAGRGNVRKAVFYEEVGGGDEPGRDYDYAGRVDLRAIRDAAILPGADYYLCGPAGFMRAQREALLALGVGADRIHAEAFGSGGAPA